The proteins below are encoded in one region of Hyalangium gracile:
- the polX gene encoding DNA polymerase/3'-5' exonuclease PolX — protein MNPPSLDKAAVAKILRELSLLLQLKGENAFKVRAYDTAADRLLGMTQDLGLLVREGRLQELPGIGQGLAEKISELVTTGKLAFHEELKAELPAGLLDILQLPDMGPKKAMALWKELQVCTVADLEKACRDGRVRQLKGFGAKSEAKILEGIAVHQRVHGKRKLLGDVLPTVESLLELLRAVPGVVRVCPAGSVRRRAETVADVDLLASAPQAEPALAALANAPGVAVLIGKGESKCSVRMHAEDLQVDLRVLPDEDFATALHHFTGSKAHHVRLRGIGQDQGYKISEWGVHRADGTKLPIHDEADIYKLLGMQYVPPELREDTGEIEAALEGRLPEDLITLEEVRGLVHSHSTWSDGKNSLEEMARAAQAMGLQYLTVTEHSQAAIYAGGLKEDDLKRQWEEIDRVNEKVPGFRLLKGIEVDILESGALDYRDSVLEKLEVVIASVHVRHGMNEEQMTRRMLSAMDNPFLNIIGHPTGRLIHERDPYPLHMEAVLDRAAERGVVMEVNGKPARLDLKAEHVRLAVQRGVKLVVSADAHKIQDLHHLPFAVATARRGWARRGDVLNTLPADRFIAALKAARQRA, from the coding sequence GTGAACCCGCCCTCGCTCGACAAAGCCGCCGTCGCAAAGATTCTCCGGGAGCTCTCCCTCCTCCTTCAGCTCAAGGGCGAGAACGCTTTCAAGGTCCGCGCCTATGACACCGCCGCCGACCGCCTGCTCGGGATGACCCAGGATCTCGGCCTGCTCGTTCGGGAAGGTCGCCTGCAAGAGCTCCCAGGGATCGGCCAGGGGCTCGCCGAGAAGATCTCCGAGCTGGTCACCACCGGGAAGCTCGCCTTCCACGAGGAGCTCAAGGCCGAGCTGCCCGCTGGCCTCCTGGACATCCTCCAGCTCCCCGACATGGGCCCCAAGAAGGCCATGGCCCTCTGGAAGGAGCTCCAGGTGTGCACCGTCGCCGACCTGGAGAAGGCCTGCCGCGACGGCCGCGTGCGCCAGCTCAAGGGCTTCGGCGCCAAGAGCGAGGCGAAGATCCTCGAGGGCATCGCCGTCCACCAGCGCGTCCACGGCAAGCGCAAGCTCCTGGGCGACGTGCTCCCCACCGTCGAGAGCCTCCTGGAGCTCCTGCGCGCCGTCCCCGGCGTGGTCCGCGTCTGCCCCGCCGGCAGCGTGCGGCGCCGCGCCGAGACGGTCGCGGACGTGGATCTGCTCGCCTCCGCCCCCCAGGCCGAGCCCGCGCTCGCCGCGCTGGCCAATGCCCCCGGCGTCGCGGTGCTCATCGGCAAGGGCGAGTCCAAGTGCTCCGTCCGCATGCACGCCGAGGATCTCCAGGTGGATCTGCGCGTGCTCCCGGACGAGGACTTCGCCACCGCGCTCCACCACTTCACCGGCTCCAAGGCCCACCACGTCCGGCTGCGCGGCATCGGCCAGGACCAGGGCTACAAGATCTCCGAGTGGGGCGTGCACCGCGCCGACGGCACCAAGCTGCCCATCCACGACGAGGCGGACATCTACAAGCTGCTCGGCATGCAGTACGTCCCGCCCGAGCTGCGCGAGGACACCGGAGAGATCGAAGCCGCGCTCGAGGGCCGGCTGCCGGAGGACCTCATCACCCTGGAGGAGGTGCGCGGGCTGGTGCACTCGCACAGTACCTGGTCCGACGGGAAGAACTCCCTGGAGGAGATGGCCCGCGCCGCCCAGGCCATGGGCCTGCAGTACCTCACCGTCACCGAGCACAGCCAGGCGGCCATCTACGCCGGCGGCCTCAAGGAGGACGATCTCAAGCGCCAGTGGGAGGAGATCGACCGGGTGAACGAGAAGGTCCCCGGCTTCCGCCTGCTCAAGGGCATCGAGGTGGACATCCTCGAGTCCGGGGCGCTCGACTACCGCGACAGCGTGCTGGAGAAGCTCGAGGTGGTCATCGCCTCCGTCCACGTCCGCCACGGCATGAACGAGGAGCAGATGACCCGGCGCATGCTCAGCGCCATGGACAACCCGTTCCTCAACATCATCGGCCACCCCACCGGGCGCCTCATCCACGAGCGCGATCCGTACCCGCTCCACATGGAGGCCGTGCTGGACCGGGCCGCCGAGCGCGGCGTGGTGATGGAGGTGAACGGCAAGCCCGCGCGGCTGGACCTCAAGGCCGAGCACGTGCGCCTGGCCGTCCAGCGGGGGGTGAAGCTGGTGGTGAGCGCCGACGCGCACAAGATCCAGGACCTGCACCACCTGCCCTTCGCCGTCGCCACCGCGCGCCGGGGCTGGGCGCGCAGGGGCGACGTGCTCAACACGCTGCCGGCGGACCGCTTCATCGCCGCGCTCAAGGCGGCCCGCCAGCGCGCCTGA
- a CDS encoding Rieske (2Fe-2S) protein, translated as MKIKLGPADFAEKEMRGYEVGNRNVCIAKVNGRYKGLDDWCNHAGCLLSGGRIEDNLVICPCHEVGFDLDSGKNETSPGIADDQTVVKVEVEGGQIVIDDPAAK; from the coding sequence ATGAAGATCAAGCTCGGACCGGCGGATTTCGCCGAGAAGGAGATGCGGGGCTACGAGGTAGGCAACCGCAACGTGTGCATCGCGAAGGTCAACGGGCGCTACAAGGGGCTTGACGACTGGTGCAACCACGCGGGCTGCCTGCTGTCGGGCGGGCGCATCGAGGACAACCTGGTCATCTGCCCCTGCCACGAGGTGGGGTTCGATCTGGACTCCGGGAAGAACGAGACCTCTCCCGGCATCGCGGATGACCAGACGGTGGTGAAGGTCGAGGTCGAGGGCGGGCAGATCGTCATCGACGATCCGGCGGCGAAGTAA
- a CDS encoding RiPP maturation radical SAM C-methyltransferase — protein MRIILVAMPWHSLDTPSLAVGILHERVQQCRDKHEVIDVYAHLLWADYIHQRSGGKLRSIDYTQVAEGGIFQGLGDWIFTPALHGTSEWKVDEYTAFLKQAKGGKWSDWLPQMHRWSTDFIHKMADQLLALKPDVVGFTSTFMQNVASLALAKRIKELAPHVKTMMGGANCDGPQGLAVHRNYDFLDFVVRGEGEQTFVDTLDALNGHGELKDVQGLCWRQDGKHVANPERTHAFPANQIPLPNYDAYFEALGRSQLRGELEPKLIMEGARGCWWGEKHHCTFCGLNGSLMSFRSKPPEQMREEIRRLVERHQTLDILMVDNIIDLKYFKNLLPHIVREGLNLRVHYEVKSNLTADQIQMLKDAGVVFVQPGIENLSTHVLKLMAKGISGCHNMHTLRDCEEQGLTTAWNYLFGFPGETDEDYLNIMEQIPAMAHLHPPSGAVRIALERFSPNFENKDLGFAERWPAPFYPLVYNLPHEELMDLAYLFDAPPRGIQGELPKRLRELVDKWQEVYRKSDLSFRDDGQYIYIEDRREGWPRADYIYDDAYRVALFRLLRRPQSPVSAAEALHKAGIEATSEQVAKDLAEWRKQGLVFEEAGRFVSLVLKAVPQRIRTLKLAAAEPETAVERFTRELPLAALKAGERVKEMQVRMPISSTDWEELTQLVEARKGLQAVSVVLQDRTTRVWPSDAQIAQLAARGVVEVQVPWEMEIGDQRPEESVHFLRFLRDCTARRVNVKWKGAISEPVRAQSFHHLLPPSVQDGKLPETLQDWGNKHYYGQFYWRSGTNFLLIKDMRVGREARFTLDEGPLREVFKKLAMPQPWEALKDDPVNQEVLESLMGEDLVLRLGDWFVALPYQMQHWPIPASSV, from the coding sequence ATGCGCATCATTCTCGTCGCCATGCCGTGGCACTCGCTGGACACACCTTCGCTGGCAGTGGGCATCCTCCACGAGCGTGTGCAGCAGTGTCGGGACAAGCACGAGGTCATCGACGTCTACGCGCACCTGCTGTGGGCCGACTACATCCACCAGCGCTCGGGCGGGAAGCTGCGCTCCATCGATTACACGCAGGTGGCCGAGGGCGGCATCTTCCAGGGCCTGGGCGACTGGATCTTCACCCCGGCGCTGCACGGCACGTCCGAGTGGAAGGTGGACGAGTACACCGCGTTCCTGAAGCAGGCCAAGGGCGGCAAGTGGTCCGACTGGCTGCCGCAGATGCACCGCTGGAGCACGGACTTCATCCACAAGATGGCGGACCAGCTGCTGGCGCTCAAGCCGGACGTGGTGGGCTTCACCAGCACGTTCATGCAGAACGTGGCCTCGCTGGCGCTGGCCAAGCGCATCAAGGAACTGGCGCCCCACGTGAAGACGATGATGGGTGGCGCCAACTGCGACGGCCCGCAGGGCCTGGCGGTGCACCGCAACTACGACTTCCTGGACTTCGTCGTGCGCGGCGAGGGCGAGCAGACCTTCGTGGACACGCTGGACGCGCTCAACGGCCACGGTGAGTTGAAGGACGTGCAGGGCCTGTGCTGGCGCCAGGACGGCAAGCACGTGGCCAACCCGGAGCGCACGCACGCGTTCCCGGCCAACCAGATCCCGCTGCCCAACTACGACGCGTACTTCGAGGCGCTGGGGCGCTCGCAGCTGCGCGGCGAGCTGGAGCCCAAGCTCATCATGGAGGGCGCGCGCGGCTGCTGGTGGGGCGAGAAGCACCACTGCACCTTCTGCGGCCTCAACGGCTCGCTGATGTCGTTCCGCAGCAAGCCCCCGGAGCAGATGCGCGAGGAGATCCGCCGCCTGGTGGAGCGCCACCAGACGCTGGACATCCTCATGGTCGATAACATCATCGACCTGAAGTACTTCAAGAACCTGCTGCCGCACATCGTCCGCGAGGGGTTGAACCTGCGCGTGCACTACGAGGTGAAGTCCAACCTCACCGCGGATCAGATCCAGATGCTGAAGGACGCGGGCGTCGTCTTCGTGCAGCCGGGCATCGAGAACCTGAGCACCCACGTGCTCAAGCTGATGGCCAAGGGCATCAGCGGCTGCCACAACATGCACACCCTGCGCGACTGCGAGGAGCAGGGGCTCACCACCGCGTGGAACTACCTGTTCGGCTTCCCGGGGGAGACGGACGAGGACTACCTCAACATCATGGAGCAGATCCCGGCGATGGCGCACCTGCACCCGCCGTCGGGCGCGGTCCGCATCGCGCTCGAGCGCTTCAGCCCGAACTTCGAGAACAAGGACCTGGGCTTCGCCGAGCGCTGGCCGGCGCCGTTCTACCCCCTGGTGTACAACCTGCCTCACGAGGAGCTGATGGATCTGGCCTACCTCTTCGATGCGCCGCCGCGCGGCATCCAGGGCGAGCTGCCCAAGCGCCTGCGCGAGCTGGTGGACAAGTGGCAGGAGGTCTACCGCAAGAGCGACCTGAGCTTCCGGGATGACGGCCAGTACATCTACATCGAGGACCGGCGCGAGGGCTGGCCACGCGCGGACTACATCTACGACGACGCGTACCGGGTGGCGCTGTTCCGGCTGCTGCGGCGCCCGCAGTCGCCGGTGAGCGCGGCCGAGGCGCTGCACAAGGCCGGCATCGAGGCGACGTCGGAGCAGGTGGCGAAAGATCTGGCCGAGTGGCGCAAGCAGGGCCTGGTCTTCGAGGAGGCGGGCCGCTTCGTGTCGCTGGTGCTGAAGGCCGTGCCGCAGCGCATCCGCACGCTGAAGCTGGCGGCGGCGGAGCCGGAGACGGCCGTGGAGCGCTTCACGCGGGAGCTGCCGCTGGCGGCGCTCAAGGCGGGCGAGCGCGTGAAGGAGATGCAGGTGCGCATGCCCATCTCGTCCACGGACTGGGAGGAGCTGACCCAGCTGGTGGAGGCGCGCAAGGGCCTGCAGGCGGTGTCGGTGGTGCTCCAGGATCGCACCACGCGGGTGTGGCCCTCGGACGCGCAGATCGCCCAGCTGGCGGCGCGCGGCGTCGTCGAGGTGCAGGTGCCCTGGGAGATGGAGATCGGCGACCAGCGGCCGGAGGAGAGCGTCCACTTCCTGCGCTTCCTGCGTGACTGCACGGCGCGCCGGGTGAACGTGAAGTGGAAGGGCGCGATCAGCGAGCCGGTGCGCGCCCAGAGCTTCCACCACCTGCTGCCGCCCTCGGTCCAGGACGGCAAGCTGCCGGAGACCCTGCAGGACTGGGGCAACAAGCACTACTACGGCCAGTTCTACTGGCGCTCGGGCACCAACTTCCTGCTCATCAAGGACATGCGCGTGGGCCGCGAGGCCCGCTTCACGCTGGATGAGGGGCCGCTGCGCGAGGTGTTCAAGAAGCTCGCCATGCCGCAGCCCTGGGAGGCCCTGAAGGACGATCCGGTCAACCAGGAGGTGCTGGAGAGCCTCATGGGAGAGGACCTCGTCCTGCGGCTGGGCGACTGGTTCGTCGCGCTGCCGTACCAGATGCAGCACTGGCCCATCCCGGCCAGCTCCGTGTAG
- a CDS encoding MogA/MoaB family molybdenum cofactor biosynthesis protein produces the protein MVTCSDSRDASRDESGQVLRGGLESAGHTLCGYKVVKDEPEAIRAVLTEAAETGARAVLFNGGTGIGRRDSTVETLRALFEKELPGFGEIFRMLSYKEIGSPAMLSRATAGTYRGMVLFAMPGSPQAVKLALEALILPELGHLVRELTR, from the coding sequence GTGGTGACGTGCTCGGACAGCCGGGACGCGTCGCGGGACGAGAGCGGGCAGGTGCTGCGGGGCGGGCTGGAGTCCGCCGGGCACACGCTGTGCGGCTACAAGGTGGTGAAGGACGAGCCGGAGGCGATCCGGGCGGTGCTGACCGAGGCGGCGGAGACCGGAGCGCGGGCGGTGCTCTTCAACGGAGGCACGGGGATCGGGCGGCGGGACTCGACGGTGGAGACGCTGCGCGCCCTGTTCGAGAAGGAGCTGCCGGGCTTCGGGGAGATCTTCCGGATGCTGTCCTACAAGGAGATCGGCAGCCCGGCGATGCTGTCTCGGGCGACGGCCGGGACGTACCGGGGGATGGTCCTCTTCGCGATGCCGGGCTCGCCGCAGGCGGTGAAGCTGGCGCTGGAGGCGCTGATCCTCCCGGAGCTGGGGCACCTGGTCCGCGAGCTGACTCGCTGA